A section of the Methanofollis sp. UBA420 genome encodes:
- a CDS encoding type IV pilin N-terminal domain-containing protein, with protein MKQFAQNEEAVSPVIGVILMVAITVILAAVIAAFVFGMAGNMSSTKNVAATATQQGTTVIVTFQGGADAGDVKFLDWSVNGVNQTPLHPLKNVTGSSAQNSSGTNDKDHVVVTATFKDGAKQVILDTFV; from the coding sequence ATGAAACAGTTCGCACAGAATGAAGAAGCAGTGTCGCCGGTCATCGGCGTCATCCTCATGGTCGCCATCACGGTGATCCTCGCGGCAGTCATCGCCGCGTTCGTCTTCGGCATGGCCGGCAACATGTCCTCCACCAAGAATGTTGCCGCTACTGCAACCCAGCAGGGCACGACGGTTATCGTCACGTTCCAGGGCGGTGCCGATGCTGGTGACGTTAAATTCCTTGACTGGTCAGTTAATGGAGTTAACCAGACTCCGCTGCACCCGCTTAAGAATGTGACCGGTTCGTCCGCTCAGAATTCTTCGGGTACCAATGACAAGGACCACGTCGTCGTGACCGCAACCTTCAAGGACGGCGCGAAGCAGGTCATCCTGGACACCTTCGTCTAA
- a CDS encoding type IV pilin N-terminal domain-containing protein produces the protein MVQSNEHEDAVSPTVATVLMVAVTVILAALVASFSLGTLGGLSGNGFVGAKAVRMDDGAILVTYVGGDGAAAVDHLNWTIDGTEQADRLDTTVGSSAINTTVSTDPGKKHRVMVVATYGDGSSLIVLDTAV, from the coding sequence ATGGTCCAATCCAATGAGCACGAAGATGCGGTCTCCCCGACCGTCGCTACCGTCCTCATGGTCGCCGTCACCGTGATTCTCGCCGCCCTTGTCGCTTCCTTCTCCCTCGGCACCCTCGGGGGCCTCTCCGGGAACGGATTCGTCGGGGCGAAGGCCGTCAGGATGGATGACGGTGCGATCCTGGTCACCTATGTCGGCGGTGACGGTGCTGCCGCAGTCGATCACCTGAACTGGACGATCGACGGCACGGAACAGGCCGACCGTCTCGACACTACTGTCGGGTCGTCGGCCATCAATACGACGGTATCCACAGACCCCGGGAAGAAACACCGGGTCATGGTCGTCGCGACGTACGGCGACGGATCATCGCTGATCGTCCTGGATACCGCGGTCTGA
- a CDS encoding DUF447 domain-containing protein, protein MGFLNEGINEVIATTGGNAAPMGIICRNGAFSMVLFRGSHTEANIRKNGWVVANLTHDPVVWVRTAFDDLPLAAFAAVEAGGRQMERLKKCEAWAAFAAKVEHETAETVFVTLEPLGEEVVGSVLRAHNRGFAGIVEAAVHGTRYVLSRDPALKALIDHHLAIVRKCGGPREREAAAVLEEYIR, encoded by the coding sequence GTGGGATTCCTGAACGAGGGGATCAACGAGGTGATCGCGACGACAGGCGGGAATGCCGCGCCGATGGGGATCATCTGCCGGAACGGCGCTTTTTCGATGGTCCTCTTCAGGGGTTCGCACACGGAGGCGAATATCCGGAAGAACGGGTGGGTGGTTGCAAACCTCACCCACGATCCTGTCGTCTGGGTGCGGACGGCCTTCGACGACCTGCCCCTCGCCGCCTTCGCGGCTGTGGAAGCAGGCGGAAGGCAAATGGAACGCCTGAAGAAGTGCGAGGCGTGGGCGGCCTTCGCCGCAAAGGTGGAGCATGAGACCGCGGAGACGGTCTTTGTGACGCTCGAACCTCTGGGAGAGGAGGTCGTCGGGTCGGTTCTCAGGGCCCACAACAGGGGCTTTGCCGGGATCGTCGAGGCGGCGGTCCACGGCACGCGCTATGTGCTGAGCCGCGACCCCGCGCTGAAGGCCCTCATCGATCACCACCTTGCGATCGTGCGGAAGTGCGGCGGGCCGCGGGAGCGCGAGGCGGCGGCGGTGCTCGAAGAGTATATCAGATAA
- a CDS encoding triphosphoribosyl-dephospho-CoA synthase, with protein MACRTKTRSDLAQMAMMLEVSASPKPGNVDRGHDYPDTRLEHFLASTIFARPALERAERGGTGLGLLIEEAVMDTNCHSGGNTHFGAFILLMPLVAAGGADGAARLVRETTVEDAVAFYRAFGATEVRVLAKDEIDVNDPSAAATLRERGMTLYDVMAYSAERDMVAQEWTNGFALCRRTKDLLFSHGTGKAAIVAAFLDLLCTYPDTFVAKKFGLAKAEETVRRAREVKAGHLSLDAFDEECLAAGVNPGSLADIMIAGIFLALLEGWSWDS; from the coding sequence ATGGCGTGCCGGACGAAGACGAGATCTGACCTCGCGCAGATGGCGATGATGCTCGAGGTCTCCGCATCCCCGAAGCCGGGGAATGTGGACCGCGGGCACGATTATCCCGACACGCGCCTTGAGCACTTCCTTGCCTCGACAATTTTTGCCCGCCCGGCCCTGGAGAGGGCCGAGAGAGGAGGTACAGGGCTCGGCCTCCTTATCGAGGAGGCGGTGATGGACACGAACTGCCATTCCGGCGGAAACACACATTTCGGCGCGTTCATCCTGCTGATGCCTCTGGTCGCCGCGGGCGGCGCGGACGGGGCGGCACGCCTCGTGCGGGAGACAACTGTCGAGGACGCCGTCGCCTTCTACCGGGCCTTCGGGGCGACAGAGGTGCGGGTGCTCGCGAAGGACGAGATCGACGTGAACGACCCGTCTGCCGCGGCGACGCTCAGGGAAAGGGGCATGACCCTGTACGACGTGATGGCCTACTCGGCAGAGAGGGACATGGTGGCGCAGGAGTGGACGAACGGTTTTGCCCTCTGCCGCCGGACTAAAGATCTCCTCTTCTCCCATGGCACAGGGAAGGCGGCGATCGTCGCCGCGTTCCTCGACCTGCTCTGTACCTATCCCGACACGTTTGTCGCGAAGAAGTTCGGCCTGGCGAAGGCGGAGGAGACGGTGCGCCGCGCCCGCGAGGTGAAGGCGGGACACCTCTCCCTCGACGCCTTCGACGAGGAGTGTCTTGCCGCGGGGGTGAACCCCGGGTCTCTTGCCGACATCATGATCGCGGGGATCTTCCTCGCCCTGCTGGAGGGGTGGTCGTGGGATTCCTGA
- a CDS encoding methanogenesis marker 9 domain-containing protein — protein sequence MIDCYERCGLIINDQVVKTPVVIASMAGVTDAAYVLARKEHIGAAFIGGYSIDEETMEASRAMAADGRPEFLYDDPVAELKAQIAALQGSGVVTGLNLRGSSPASYAAIADEIGDAVVYEVDAHCRQPPMTALGCGEALLREPRRLAEIIRALKARDITVSVKVRAGVAADDRRLARLLWKAGADIIHADLMDFGYARLRQIRNACPLVLIANNSITSFDRAMDMFAHGADMVSMARRSDERTLAGIDAAIQRKAEESGWYNAPKQLCRGGDVRSLAFCCMPVKHCPLIPFLESIGLSREDYIRIKTEAVEGTPIAGGKTTCFGSLSWCCKSSSPCMLRELSMKEAGLSSVEYMRQKRRLAGDIMERVFDGVPDEDEI from the coding sequence ATGATCGATTGTTACGAGCGCTGCGGACTGATCATCAACGACCAGGTGGTGAAGACGCCGGTGGTCATCGCATCAATGGCCGGGGTGACCGACGCCGCCTATGTGCTGGCCCGCAAGGAGCATATCGGCGCCGCGTTCATCGGCGGCTACTCTATCGACGAAGAGACGATGGAGGCGAGCAGGGCGATGGCGGCCGACGGACGGCCCGAGTTCCTGTACGACGACCCCGTGGCAGAGTTGAAGGCCCAGATTGCCGCCCTGCAGGGAAGCGGGGTCGTCACCGGCCTGAACCTGCGGGGGAGCAGTCCCGCCTCCTATGCAGCCATCGCCGATGAGATCGGCGATGCGGTCGTGTACGAGGTCGACGCCCACTGCCGCCAGCCTCCGATGACGGCGCTCGGGTGCGGTGAAGCACTGCTCAGGGAGCCCCGGCGCCTTGCGGAGATTATCAGGGCGCTCAAGGCGCGGGACATAACGGTCTCGGTGAAGGTCAGGGCCGGGGTCGCCGCCGACGACCGCCGTCTTGCCCGCCTCCTCTGGAAGGCCGGTGCCGACATCATCCACGCCGACCTGATGGACTTCGGCTACGCCCGGCTGCGGCAGATCAGGAATGCCTGTCCCCTCGTGCTCATTGCGAACAACTCGATCACCTCCTTCGACCGTGCGATGGATATGTTCGCCCACGGGGCCGACATGGTCTCCATGGCCAGGCGGTCGGACGAGCGGACCCTTGCCGGGATCGATGCCGCGATCCAGAGGAAGGCCGAGGAGAGCGGGTGGTACAATGCACCGAAGCAGCTCTGCCGCGGCGGGGACGTGCGGTCCCTCGCCTTCTGCTGCATGCCGGTGAAGCACTGCCCCCTGATCCCCTTCCTGGAGAGTATCGGGCTCTCCCGCGAGGACTACATCAGGATCAAGACAGAGGCGGTGGAAGGGACGCCGATTGCAGGGGGGAAGACGACATGTTTTGGTTCCCTTTCCTGGTGCTGCAAGTCGAGTTCCCCCTGCATGCTCAGGGAACTCTCTATGAAGGAGGCAGGACTTTCCAGCGTGGAGTACATGCGGCAGAAGCGCCGGCTTGCCGGAGATATCATGGAGCGGGTCTTTGATGGCGTGCCGGACGAAGACGAGATCTGA
- a CDS encoding Holliday junction resolvase yields MGDFELDIVHCVNAFFEGHALQGFAYRLKQHKYSTQYVDVLVDSLDPRYYCAIECKSLKGKKIYFSQHFHEDKNGVHQVDAITDFLRRTGRRGYLAVEFRGGSGRKNEAYLMPWETLLTYWGSEAGIAIGDFSSGIQLERQSDAYILNSL; encoded by the coding sequence ATGGGTGATTTCGAGCTGGACATTGTCCACTGCGTCAACGCATTTTTCGAGGGCCATGCCCTCCAGGGTTTTGCCTACCGCCTCAAACAGCACAAGTACTCGACGCAGTACGTCGACGTCCTCGTCGACTCCCTCGACCCGCGGTATTACTGCGCCATCGAGTGCAAGTCCCTGAAGGGGAAGAAGATCTACTTCTCCCAGCACTTCCACGAGGACAAGAACGGCGTCCACCAGGTCGACGCGATCACCGACTTCCTCAGGCGGACAGGGCGGCGGGGCTACCTTGCGGTGGAGTTTCGGGGCGGGAGCGGCCGGAAGAACGAGGCCTACCTGATGCCCTGGGAGACCCTCCTCACCTACTGGGGGTCAGAGGCCGGGATCGCCATCGGCGATTTTTCCTCAGGGATACAGCTGGAACGCCAGAGTGATGCCTATATTCTCAATAGTCTTTAA
- the cfbA gene encoding sirohydrochlorin nickelochelatase, which yields MKRTGLLLVGHGSKLPYNKELIESTAAIIAEKHPEFLVRPGFMSMNQPSVEETLALFKKDEIDRLVVVPLFLAKGVHILQDIPELLGLPEGGKKGSFAHASGVIPLVYADPIGGDPLLADLMVKNAEAALNSKA from the coding sequence ATGAAGAGAACCGGATTGTTACTTGTCGGCCACGGCAGCAAACTCCCCTACAACAAAGAACTCATCGAGAGCACGGCAGCGATCATCGCGGAAAAGCACCCTGAGTTCCTCGTCCGCCCCGGTTTCATGAGCATGAACCAGCCCTCGGTCGAGGAGACTCTCGCCCTCTTCAAGAAGGACGAGATCGACCGTCTTGTCGTCGTCCCCCTCTTCCTTGCCAAGGGCGTCCACATCCTCCAGGACATCCCCGAACTCCTCGGCCTCCCTGAAGGCGGGAAGAAGGGCAGCTTCGCCCACGCCTCCGGCGTCATTCCTCTCGTCTACGCCGACCCGATCGGGGGCGACCCCCTCCTCGCCGACCTTATGGTCAAGAACGCCGAAGCGGCGCTCAACTCGAAAGCCTGA
- the cfbE gene encoding coenzyme F430 synthase codes for MKILVLDTIHGGAVIAEALAAAGHEVDAVDVYRGIEGIPAEEAARRRYDLVVAPVHLDPAHPLLGTAPRAVTHHQAVAMLLAGKRPAPFVEITGTRGKTTTATALAHVLPGPGVLHTSMGTFVYPERRLLWKRSITPASTLAAAAEAKKIGGWCVAEESLGVSGAGDLAVLTSGDDYAFAAGKKRALAEKVRSLAAAPQALVPPGVAVPGAHDAGMVAAVEGTVCTYSYGGIEGTFENTLLALKGYRTPLQLAAAAACLLGVDPAGLASFRPLPGRMAVSWKGGTLVVDAASSGACREIAVDAAAYARALGGQAPVVLVIGTEGQTICEGFPESEVAAAIRAISPDEIVLVGDYPGLAGRRAADLAAGYAIAEKLTGGGTIILAVKTWR; via the coding sequence ATGAAGATACTCGTCCTCGACACCATCCACGGCGGCGCCGTCATTGCGGAGGCGCTGGCGGCGGCGGGCCACGAGGTCGATGCGGTGGACGTCTACCGGGGGATCGAGGGGATACCCGCGGAGGAGGCCGCACGGAGGCGCTACGACCTCGTCGTCGCCCCGGTCCACCTCGACCCGGCCCACCCCCTTCTCGGGACGGCGCCGCGGGCCGTCACCCACCACCAGGCGGTGGCGATGCTCCTTGCAGGGAAGAGGCCGGCGCCATTCGTCGAGATCACCGGCACGCGCGGCAAGACGACGACGGCGACGGCCCTCGCCCATGTCCTCCCGGGCCCCGGCGTCCTCCACACCTCGATGGGTACCTTTGTCTATCCTGAGCGGCGCCTCCTCTGGAAACGCTCGATCACCCCTGCCTCGACGCTCGCCGCCGCCGCGGAGGCAAAAAAGATCGGCGGATGGTGTGTCGCCGAGGAGTCCCTCGGCGTCTCCGGCGCCGGCGACCTTGCCGTCCTCACCTCTGGGGACGACTACGCCTTTGCCGCCGGGAAGAAACGCGCCCTCGCCGAGAAGGTGCGCTCCCTTGCGGCGGCGCCGCAGGCGCTCGTCCCGCCCGGCGTGGCGGTGCCCGGCGCCCACGACGCTGGCATGGTCGCCGCGGTCGAGGGAACGGTATGCACCTACAGTTATGGCGGCATCGAAGGGACGTTCGAGAACACCCTCCTCGCCCTCAAGGGCTACAGAACACCCCTTCAACTCGCCGCGGCGGCGGCCTGTCTCCTCGGCGTCGACCCGGCAGGGCTTGCGTCCTTCCGACCGCTGCCCGGCAGGATGGCGGTCTCGTGGAAGGGCGGCACTCTGGTCGTCGACGCCGCGAGCAGCGGCGCGTGCCGGGAAATCGCCGTCGACGCCGCCGCCTATGCCCGCGCCCTCGGCGGTCAGGCCCCCGTCGTCCTGGTCATCGGGACAGAGGGACAGACCATCTGCGAGGGCTTCCCTGAGAGCGAGGTGGCGGCGGCGATCCGTGCGATCAGTCCCGACGAGATTGTACTTGTCGGGGACTATCCCGGCCTTGCCGGGAGACGCGCCGCAGACCTTGCAGCGGGATATGCGATCGCGGAGAAACTCACCGGCGGAGGGACCATCATCCTTGCCGTCAAGACATGGAGGTAA
- the cfbD gene encoding Ni-sirohydrochlorin a,c-diamide reductive cyclase catalytic subunit, giving the protein MHYIQPRPSSIVAALYTARDLEVDVAILHGPSGCSFKHARLLEEDGLRVLTTSLADNEFIFGGQTVLERVLKDAEKDFSPKRMAVVGTCVSMIIGEDLRAAIDSSGITTPTIGIDVHAGFRENIQGVIAALEPAAEAGWISADELERQKQLLAAANEVERLRGAASKPYIEPSRGDLKHLAARRLLDLARSGKKGVAVMNAKKETAYMFADELIALHDACPDADITYVANLESRGLPKVRTDAANVLAGMRERGLDPELLGALDEYGANGDAVGERLREIKPDFAFLVGVPHAVPQEYTAGIETISVTNGPRQVAPLKDLGHAMVVVEVDLHPKTLGVRSIVESEFGAVLRSVAEEE; this is encoded by the coding sequence ATGCACTATATTCAACCACGGCCCAGTTCGATTGTAGCGGCCCTGTACACCGCCCGCGACCTGGAGGTGGACGTCGCCATTCTCCACGGCCCGTCCGGGTGCTCGTTCAAGCACGCCCGCCTCCTCGAAGAGGACGGGCTGCGGGTCCTGACCACCTCGCTCGCGGACAACGAGTTCATCTTCGGCGGCCAGACCGTCCTCGAACGGGTCCTGAAGGACGCGGAGAAGGATTTCAGCCCGAAGAGGATGGCGGTCGTCGGCACCTGCGTCTCGATGATCATCGGCGAAGACCTCAGGGCGGCGATCGACTCCTCCGGCATCACGACGCCGACCATCGGGATCGACGTCCACGCCGGGTTCAGGGAGAACATCCAGGGGGTGATCGCCGCTCTCGAACCGGCCGCGGAGGCCGGGTGGATCAGCGCCGACGAACTTGAGAGGCAGAAGCAGTTGCTTGCGGCCGCAAACGAGGTCGAACGCCTTCGGGGCGCCGCCTCGAAACCGTACATCGAGCCCTCGCGCGGCGACCTCAAGCACCTCGCCGCCCGCCGCCTCCTTGACCTGGCCAGGAGCGGGAAGAAGGGCGTCGCCGTCATGAACGCAAAGAAGGAGACGGCCTACATGTTTGCGGACGAACTCATCGCCCTCCACGACGCCTGCCCGGACGCGGATATCACCTACGTCGCGAACCTGGAGAGCCGCGGCCTCCCGAAGGTGCGGACAGACGCCGCCAACGTCCTTGCGGGCATGCGGGAGCGCGGCCTCGACCCCGAACTCCTCGGCGCCCTCGACGAGTACGGGGCGAACGGCGACGCCGTCGGCGAACGCCTCCGGGAGATCAAGCCCGACTTCGCGTTCCTTGTCGGCGTGCCCCATGCCGTGCCGCAGGAGTACACCGCCGGCATCGAGACGATCTCTGTCACCAACGGCCCCCGGCAGGTTGCGCCCCTGAAAGACCTCGGCCATGCGATGGTCGTCGTCGAGGTGGACCTCCACCCGAAGACCCTCGGCGTCAGGTCGATCGTCGAGAGCGAGTTCGGCGCCGTTCTGCGGAGCGTCGCCGAGGAGGAGTGA
- the cfbB gene encoding Ni-sirohydrochlorin a,c-diamide synthase → MKALLVTGDRSGSGKTSITLALAALLSKDAVVQTCKVAMDYIDPSYLTAVTGRPCRNLDSFVMTPAEMRAVFEHGAKGADIALVEGVRGLYEGAEAIGDAGSTASVAKALDLPVVLVVDARSITRSAAAIVKGFAAFDPDVRIKGVILNNISSPGHREKTVRAVEHFCGVPVVGAIPKSEGMRLTMRHLGLVPYREGQETGDFLDRIEAVKEVIGGYVDLDALKGLMEEYSFTGEAGPFARTHETDVRVAVAYDEAFTFYYNDLFDVLRAEGAEVVTFSPIHDPLPEADGYILGGGYPEMHAAALEANARTREALAEVSRNGVPISAECGGLMYLTDSLVLRKGWQESDREESYEMCGVFSGKSLMPSRRTLGYVEGIAGQASPFGAGPFKGHEFHYSEVVLDPDTRYAYELSRGTGIAGQKDGATKARTLASYTHLHPVASAGFIRGFVKQCRDGEEGP, encoded by the coding sequence GTGAAGGCCCTCCTCGTCACCGGCGACCGGTCGGGCAGCGGGAAGACGAGCATCACCCTCGCCCTCGCCGCCCTCCTCTCGAAGGACGCCGTCGTCCAGACCTGCAAAGTGGCGATGGACTACATCGACCCCTCGTATCTCACCGCGGTCACCGGTCGCCCCTGCCGGAACCTGGACAGCTTCGTCATGACACCGGCAGAGATGCGTGCCGTCTTCGAGCACGGGGCGAAGGGTGCCGACATCGCCCTGGTCGAGGGAGTGCGTGGCCTCTACGAGGGTGCGGAGGCGATCGGCGATGCCGGGAGCACGGCCTCGGTCGCGAAGGCCCTCGACCTCCCTGTCGTCCTGGTCGTGGACGCCCGGAGCATCACGAGAAGCGCCGCCGCGATCGTGAAGGGCTTTGCCGCCTTCGACCCTGACGTGCGGATCAAGGGCGTGATCCTGAACAACATATCGAGCCCCGGCCATAGGGAGAAGACGGTCAGGGCGGTGGAGCACTTCTGCGGCGTCCCGGTCGTCGGGGCGATCCCGAAGAGCGAGGGTATGCGCCTGACGATGCGCCACCTCGGCCTCGTCCCCTACCGCGAGGGGCAGGAGACCGGCGACTTCCTCGACCGCATCGAGGCGGTGAAGGAGGTGATCGGCGGTTACGTCGACCTCGACGCCCTCAAGGGGCTGATGGAGGAGTACAGTTTCACCGGCGAGGCCGGGCCGTTTGCACGGACCCACGAGACCGACGTGCGTGTGGCTGTCGCCTACGACGAGGCCTTCACCTTCTACTACAACGACCTCTTCGACGTCCTGCGGGCCGAGGGTGCTGAGGTCGTCACCTTCAGCCCCATTCACGACCCCCTCCCGGAGGCCGACGGCTATATCCTGGGCGGCGGCTACCCTGAGATGCATGCCGCGGCCCTGGAAGCGAACGCCCGGACGCGGGAGGCCCTTGCCGAAGTGTCGAGGAACGGCGTCCCCATCTCTGCCGAGTGCGGCGGGCTGATGTACCTCACCGATAGCCTGGTCCTGAGGAAGGGCTGGCAGGAGAGTGACCGCGAGGAGTCGTACGAGATGTGCGGGGTCTTTTCAGGGAAGAGCCTGATGCCGTCCCGCCGCACCCTCGGCTATGTCGAGGGGATCGCCGGCCAGGCCTCCCCCTTCGGTGCCGGGCCTTTCAAGGGGCATGAGTTCCACTACTCGGAAGTCGTCCTGGACCCCGATACCCGCTACGCCTACGAACTCTCCCGGGGCACCGGCATTGCGGGACAGAAAGACGGGGCAACGAAGGCCCGGACCCTTGCCAGCTACACGCACCTCCACCCGGTCGCCAGCGCCGGTTTCATCAGAGGATTTGTCAAGCAGTGCCGGGACGGGGAGGAAGGACCGTAA
- the ilvE gene encoding branched-chain-amino-acid transaminase, producing MIIYLDGKFVPESEAKVSVFDHGLLYGDGVFEGIRAYNGRVFRLDEHIDRLYDSAKTIDLKVPITKEEFKEALLEVLRRNNLKDAYIRPIVTRGKGDLGLDPRKCAVPTVIIIATGWGAMYGDLYEKGLTAITVSVRRNACDALPPNVKSLNYLNNILAKIEANYKGGDEAIFLDPQGHITEGSGDNLFLVKDGALITPHTLNNLRGVTRHVVLEVAASLGLTIVERDLGYFDVYTADEVFVTGTAAEIGPIVKVDGRAIGNGIPGPVTKQLMAGFSTVTGKEGTPIY from the coding sequence ATGATCATTTATCTTGACGGGAAGTTTGTCCCCGAGTCCGAGGCGAAGGTTTCGGTCTTCGACCACGGCCTCCTCTACGGGGACGGTGTCTTCGAGGGTATCCGCGCCTACAACGGCCGGGTCTTCAGGCTGGATGAGCACATCGACCGTCTCTACGATTCGGCAAAGACGATCGACCTGAAGGTTCCCATCACGAAAGAGGAGTTCAAGGAGGCGCTCCTTGAAGTCCTGCGGCGGAACAACCTGAAGGACGCCTACATCAGACCGATCGTCACCCGCGGCAAGGGCGACCTCGGCCTCGACCCGCGCAAGTGCGCCGTGCCGACCGTGATCATCATCGCCACCGGATGGGGTGCGATGTACGGCGACCTCTACGAGAAGGGCCTGACAGCGATCACCGTCTCGGTCAGGAGGAACGCCTGCGACGCTCTCCCGCCAAATGTCAAGAGCCTCAACTACCTGAACAACATCCTCGCCAAGATTGAGGCCAACTACAAGGGCGGGGACGAGGCGATCTTCCTCGACCCCCAGGGCCACATCACCGAGGGCTCGGGCGACAACCTCTTCCTTGTGAAGGACGGCGCCCTCATCACCCCGCACACCCTGAACAACCTCCGGGGTGTCACGAGACACGTGGTCCTCGAAGTCGCCGCCTCTCTCGGCCTCACGATCGTCGAGCGCGACCTCGGCTACTTCGACGTCTACACGGCCGACGAGGTCTTCGTCACCGGCACGGCAGCCGAGATCGGCCCGATCGTCAAGGTCGACGGCAGGGCTATCGGGAACGGCATCCCCGGCCCGGTCACGAAACAGTTGATGGCCGGGTTCTCCACGGTCACCGGAAAGGAAGGCACCCCGATCTACTGA
- a CDS encoding DMT family transporter codes for MIWIALALLGAFAHALYSIAVKRYLRDCSPASLAGPTFLAGGLVLLALACARGLPETGPLFLPALAASAALNAAAVWLTYRALAETDISLAVPMLSLTPIFLVGTSYLLLGEVPGAGGVAGIVLIVAGSYVLGSGGGEGGVLAPVRALWMRRGTAMMAGVALIYSLTATLDKILILQSDPFFGLGLDLLAIGTLFLVLTLASGGTPTGPPPAGRVVAVTGGLLALEILSVGLALSLQIVPYVISVKRTSILFAVVIGGAIFGEAALGRRSAAAAVMVAGTVCILLFG; via the coding sequence ATGATCTGGATCGCTCTCGCCCTCCTCGGGGCCTTCGCGCATGCGCTCTACTCCATCGCCGTCAAGCGCTACCTCAGGGACTGTTCCCCTGCCAGCCTCGCAGGGCCGACCTTCCTTGCCGGGGGACTGGTCCTTCTCGCCCTCGCCTGCGCCCGGGGCCTGCCCGAGACCGGCCCCCTCTTCCTCCCGGCCCTCGCCGCCTCCGCGGCGCTCAACGCGGCTGCGGTCTGGCTCACCTACCGCGCGCTTGCAGAGACCGATATCTCCCTTGCCGTCCCCATGCTCTCCCTCACCCCCATCTTCCTGGTCGGGACGTCGTATCTCCTCCTCGGCGAGGTGCCGGGCGCGGGGGGTGTCGCTGGCATCGTCCTCATTGTCGCGGGGTCATACGTCCTCGGCTCGGGCGGGGGAGAGGGCGGCGTCCTCGCCCCTGTCAGGGCGCTCTGGATGCGGCGGGGCACGGCGATGATGGCCGGCGTCGCCCTCATCTACAGCCTCACCGCCACCCTGGACAAGATTCTCATCCTCCAGTCAGACCCGTTCTTCGGCCTCGGCCTTGACCTCCTTGCCATCGGCACCCTCTTCCTGGTCCTCACCCTCGCGAGCGGAGGAACACCGACCGGTCCGCCTCCGGCGGGGAGAGTTGTCGCCGTCACCGGCGGCCTCCTCGCCCTTGAGATCCTCTCTGTCGGCCTCGCCCTCTCCCTCCAGATCGTGCCCTATGTCATCTCCGTGAAGAGGACGAGCATCCTCTTCGCCGTCGTCATCGGGGGCGCCATCTTCGGGGAGGCCGCCCTCGGCCGCCGGTCGGCCGCCGCCGCGGTGATGGTGGCAGGGACGGTCTGCATCCTTCTCTTCGGGTGA